In Perca fluviatilis chromosome 14, GENO_Pfluv_1.0, whole genome shotgun sequence, a genomic segment contains:
- the si:dkey-6n21.13 gene encoding P2Y purinoceptor 3, whose amino-acid sequence MKIPSSITMSSTGGVPPNISVSVLHDLLSSPTTTTPPPSCSIDESYKYIFLPICYSFTFLFSISLNAIILYRSFRQTKRWNASLIYMVNLASTDFMYGLSLPFLVASYIMHDRWVFGDFMCRLVRFLFYFNLYCSIFFLTCISVHRYLGICHPMKVITLETKKAVKSTCVLVWIVVFALTCPIFRFAQTGHVTRLGGLGGNASSIDNPIHEVSSINGNASYGNTGGVITEYQNCWDDAIDKEFPNYIPYGIILHLLGFFVPFSIIAWCYSHVVLTIFRTLHSQPSSRGRGEGRHGGTERRERNSPGIVARGSNGLSRTLERDEGISIFLGAHSPYANRRRKSIKTIITITLLFVLCFFPFHVTRTIFLLLKVTKGVPCHTMTMVSMCYKITRPLASFNAWLNALLYFLTKDKGGAHCCQAVSTTTQQHGGLLLPLRMMGKGEDAEERGLGDRNDNKETKAFHNSPSYMNRAKIRYIVE is encoded by the coding sequence ATGAAAATCCCTTCATCCATCACAATGTCATCCACAGGTGGAGTTCCTCCCAACATCAGTGTCTCAGTACTCCATGACTTACTTAgctcccccaccaccaccactccacCTCCATCTTGCAGCATAGACGAGTCCTACAAGTACATCTTCCTCCCCATCTGTTACTCTTTCACGTTCCTCTTCAGCATCTCCCTGAACGCCATCATCCTCTACCGTTCCTTCCGCCAGACCAAACGCTGGAATGCTTCACTGATCTACATGGTGAACCTAGCCTCTACAGACTTTATGTATGGCCTGTCACTGCCATTCCTTGTGGCTAGTTACATTATGCATGACCGCTGGGTCTTTGGGGACTTCATGTGCCGCCTGGTCCGTTTTCTCTTCTACTTTAACCTCTACTGCTCCATCTTCTTCCTCACCTGCATCTCTGTCCACAGGTACCTCGGTATCTGCCACCCAATGAAAGTCATCACACTTGAGACCAAGAAGGCTGTCAAGAGCACTTGTGTCCTGGTTTGGATTGTAGTGTTTGCTTTGACCTGCCCTATCTTCCGGTTTGCTCAGACTGGTCATGTAACAAGATTGGGAGGGCTTGGCGGCAATGCAAGCAGCATTGACAACCCAATCCATGAGGTATCATCAATAAATGGTAATGCCAGCTATGGTAACACGGGAGGGGTCATCACGGAGTACCAGAACTGTTGGGACGATGCCATAGATAAGGAATTTCCAAATTATATACCCTATGGCATCATACTCCATTTGCTGGgcttttttgtgcctttttccATAATTGCTTGGTGTTACTCTCACGTTGTTCTGACCATATTTAGGACTCTGCATTCTCAGCCCTCATCCAGAGGTCGAGGAGAGGGACGACATGGAggaacagagagaagagagagaaatagccCCGGAATAGTTGCAAGAGGAAGCAATGGACTGTCGAGGACACTGGAAAGAGATGAAGGGATATCCATTTTCCTTGGTGCCCATTCGCCTTATGCCAATCGCAGACGTAAATCTATCAAGaccatcatcaccatcacccTTCTCTTTGTGCTGTGTTTCTTCCCCTTTCATGTTACTAGAACCATCTTCCTCCTGCTGAAAGTGACCAAGGGAGTCCCCTGTCACACTATGACCATGGTCTCCATGTGCTATAAGATCACGAGGCCTTTGGCGTCGTTCAACGCATGGCTCAACGCCCTCCTTTACTTCTTGACTAAAGACAAGGGGGGAGCTCACTGCTGCCAGGCGGTAAGCACCACCACCCAACAACATGGTGGGCTTCTATTGCCACTGAGGATGATGGGAAAAGGAGAGGATGCAGAGGAGAGAGGGCTGGGAGACAGAAATGACAATAAGGAGACTAAAGCATTTCACAACAGTCCGTCATACATGAACAGAGCAAAAATCAGATATATAGTTGAATGA